One Gammaproteobacteria bacterium DNA segment encodes these proteins:
- a CDS encoding ABC transporter permease, which produces MVNPVLGGLVRASRRYLTRHPWNLMLAIAGIGLGSAVVIAVDLTNASARTAFRLSMEMLSGTATHQIAGGPRGVDETVYATLRLRPGSPPSAPVVSGAVTLGERNYTLMGIDPLGSGAFRGDLEGMGDGVVERLLVTPGAIMVSASRAAALELEEGDDVVLEVAGGTATATIAGTFRSANPAARDGLLVADIATAQELLGRVGRLDRIDLILEPGMEQAMADTLPAGLRLTPAAARTEAGARMTEAFHINLAAMSLLALLVGAFIIYNAMTFAVLSRRPLFGQLRVIGVTRGELFRLILGEALILGLVGTLIGVVSGMAIAQGLIGLVTRTINDLYFSLTVNQLLVSPTVLAKGVLVGLGATLLSALLPAREAARSEPVQVQRRSVVETPMTGITRRLAVAGLGLLVLAAALLAVAPRALVPAFGALFMAVIGFSLLVPGLLVAGGRLLGPVMGVLYPPLGTMALRGITRSLSRTAPAIAALTVAVAGTVGVGIMIESFRGTVELWLAQTLTSDIYVSAPESTDSRIAGRLDPGLMAGLETLPGVDGISRGRRVTVESEHGPVEILALAMRDPGDRGFRFKGAVVNDLWAGLEDGDLVLVSEPYAWRHGVAAGERLELFTATGWRSWRVGGVFYDYGSDRGLVVMHQPAYAAAWEDDAISALGLTLAPGATLDAVMARVEGLVAATAPGVRVRANRDLRAYSMEVFDRTFAITRVLRLLAVGVAVIGIIGALLALHLERSREYGTLRAIGATPRQMGGLILLQSALMGLLAGVLALPLGLLMALMLIKVVYLRAFGWTMQTLIGIPLLAEAVALALGAALVAALYPAWRIARTPPALTLREE; this is translated from the coding sequence ATGGTGAACCCGGTGCTGGGCGGGCTGGTGCGTGCCAGTCGCCGCTACCTCACGCGCCATCCCTGGAACCTGATGCTGGCCATCGCCGGCATCGGCCTCGGCAGCGCCGTGGTGATCGCCGTGGACCTCACCAACGCCAGCGCCCGCACCGCCTTCCGGCTGTCCATGGAGATGCTTTCCGGCACCGCCACCCATCAGATCGCAGGGGGTCCCCGGGGCGTGGACGAGACGGTCTACGCCACCCTCCGACTGCGCCCCGGTAGCCCGCCGAGCGCCCCCGTAGTCTCCGGCGCCGTGACCCTGGGGGAGCGGAACTACACCCTCATGGGCATCGACCCCCTGGGCAGCGGCGCCTTCCGCGGGGACCTCGAGGGCATGGGGGACGGCGTAGTGGAACGCCTGCTGGTGACCCCGGGAGCCATCATGGTGTCCGCGTCCAGGGCGGCGGCCCTGGAACTCGAGGAGGGCGACGACGTGGTATTAGAAGTGGCGGGAGGGACGGCGACGGCCACCATCGCCGGTACCTTCCGCAGCGCCAACCCGGCGGCCCGGGACGGCCTGCTGGTGGCGGACATCGCCACCGCCCAGGAACTCCTGGGGCGCGTCGGCCGGCTGGACCGCATCGACCTCATCCTCGAACCGGGGATGGAGCAGGCCATGGCGGACACCCTGCCCGCGGGGCTGCGCCTGACTCCCGCCGCGGCCCGCACCGAGGCCGGCGCCCGCATGACCGAGGCCTTCCACATCAACCTCGCGGCCATGAGCCTGCTGGCCCTGCTGGTGGGGGCCTTCATCATCTACAACGCCATGACCTTCGCGGTGCTGAGCCGCCGCCCCCTGTTCGGCCAGTTAAGGGTCATCGGCGTGACCCGCGGGGAACTCTTCCGACTCATCCTCGGCGAGGCCCTGATCCTGGGCCTGGTGGGAACGCTCATCGGCGTCGTCTCGGGCATGGCCATCGCCCAGGGGCTCATCGGCCTGGTGACCCGCACCATCAACGACCTCTACTTCAGCCTCACGGTCAACCAGCTCCTGGTGAGTCCCACGGTGCTGGCCAAGGGGGTGCTGGTGGGCCTGGGCGCCACCCTGCTGAGTGCCCTGCTGCCCGCCCGCGAGGCGGCCCGCAGCGAGCCCGTCCAGGTGCAGAGACGCAGCGTGGTCGAGACCCCCATGACCGGCATCACCCGCCGCCTGGCAGTAGCGGGCCTCGGGCTCCTCGTGCTGGCGGCGGCACTGCTGGCCGTCGCCCCGCGGGCCCTGGTACCCGCCTTCGGGGCGCTGTTCATGGCGGTCATCGGCTTCAGTCTCCTGGTACCCGGCCTGCTGGTGGCCGGCGGCCGCCTGCTGGGGCCGGTGATGGGGGTCCTGTACCCCCCCCTGGGTACCATGGCCCTGCGCGGCATCACCCGCTCCCTGTCCCGCACCGCGCCGGCCATCGCCGCCCTGACGGTGGCGGTGGCGGGCACCGTGGGGGTGGGCATCATGATCGAGAGCTTCCGCGGCACCGTGGAACTGTGGCTGGCCCAGACCCTCACCAGCGACATCTACGTGAGCGCCCCCGAGAGCACCGACTCCCGCATCGCCGGGCGTCTCGACCCGGGGCTCATGGCCGGGCTGGAGACCCTGCCGGGGGTAGATGGGATCAGTCGGGGCCGGCGGGTCACGGTGGAGTCGGAGCACGGACCGGTGGAGATCCTGGCGCTGGCCATGAGGGACCCCGGGGATCGCGGCTTCCGCTTCAAGGGGGCCGTGGTGAATGACCTGTGGGCGGGCCTGGAGGATGGCGACTTGGTGTTGGTATCCGAACCCTACGCCTGGCGCCATGGCGTGGCGGCGGGAGAGCGGCTGGAGTTGTTCACGGCCACCGGCTGGCGCTCGTGGCGGGTGGGCGGCGTGTTCTACGACTACGGCAGCGATCGCGGCCTGGTGGTGATGCACCAACCCGCCTACGCCGCGGCCTGGGAGGACGACGCCATCTCCGCCCTCGGCCTCACCCTCGCCCCCGGTGCCACCCTCGACGCCGTGATGGCCCGGGTGGAGGGGCTGGTCGCGGCCACCGCGCCGGGGGTGCGGGTGCGTGCCAACCGGGACCTGCGGGCCTATTCCATGGAGGTCTTCGACCGCACCTTCGCCATCACCCGGGTATTGCGGCTGCTGGCGGTGGGGGTGGCCGTCATCGGCATCATCGGTGCCCTGCTGGCCCTCCATCTGGAGCGCTCCCGGGAGTACGGCACCCTGCGGGCCATCGGCGCGACGCCGCGGCAGATGGGCGGGCTGATCCTCCTGCAGAGCGCCCTCATGGGCCTGCTGGCGGGGGTGCTGGCCCTGCCCCTGGGGCTGCTCATGGCCCTCATGCTCATCAAGGTGGTGTACCTGCGCGCCTTCGGCTGGACCATGCAGACCCTCATCGGCATACCCCTGCTGGCGGAGGCGGTGGCCCTGGCCCTGGGGGCGGCCCTGGTGGCGGCCCTCTACCCGGCCTGGCGCATCGCTCGCACGCCGCCGGCCCTCACCCTGCGGGAGGAGTGA
- a CDS encoding FtsX-like permease family protein, giving the protein MSVWIERQRYLMDYTLAAMGRRWARNLGLVAVYTLLVFVLASVMMFTDAIQREAGLLLEQAPEVVVQRMVAGRHDLISAAYMADIEAIRGARQARGRLWGYHFDPVTAANYTFMVPAADAPPAGAVDIGSGLARARGAAPGDVLSFRGHDGGLFTFEVRRLLTPESEIITADAILVSEADFRAFFGIRRGLFTDISLRVRNPREVTKVAEKIVERFPDTRPILRSEMQRTYASLFDWRQGLVLAVFSGALLAFAILAWDKASGLSAEERREIGILKAVGWETADIIAMKTWEGALVSVTAFLLGVLLAYGHVFGASAVMFEPVLKGWATLYPRFTLTPRVDLFQLAVLLFLTVVPYTAATVVPNWKTAVTDPDAVMR; this is encoded by the coding sequence ATGTCCGTATGGATTGAGCGCCAGCGCTACCTCATGGACTACACCCTGGCGGCCATGGGGCGGCGTTGGGCACGCAATCTCGGGCTGGTGGCGGTATACACCCTGCTGGTGTTCGTGCTGGCCTCGGTGATGATGTTCACCGATGCCATCCAGCGCGAGGCGGGTCTCCTGCTGGAGCAGGCCCCGGAGGTGGTGGTGCAGCGCATGGTGGCGGGGCGCCACGACCTCATTTCCGCCGCCTACATGGCGGACATCGAGGCCATTCGCGGCGCCCGCCAGGCGCGGGGGCGGCTGTGGGGCTACCACTTCGATCCCGTCACCGCCGCCAACTATACGTTCATGGTTCCCGCCGCCGATGCCCCGCCCGCCGGCGCGGTGGACATCGGCAGCGGCTTGGCGCGGGCCCGGGGCGCGGCGCCCGGCGACGTATTGTCTTTCCGCGGCCACGACGGCGGCCTGTTCACCTTCGAGGTGCGGCGCCTGCTGACGCCGGAGTCGGAGATCATCACCGCCGACGCCATCCTGGTCTCGGAAGCGGACTTCCGCGCCTTCTTCGGCATCCGGCGCGGGCTGTTCACGGACATCTCCCTGCGGGTGCGCAACCCGCGGGAGGTGACCAAGGTGGCCGAGAAGATCGTGGAACGCTTCCCGGATACCCGCCCCATCCTGCGCTCTGAGATGCAGCGCACCTACGCCTCCCTGTTCGACTGGCGCCAGGGTCTGGTGCTGGCGGTGTTCTCCGGGGCCCTGCTGGCCTTCGCCATCCTGGCCTGGGACAAGGCCTCGGGCCTGTCCGCCGAGGAACGCCGCGAAATAGGGATCCTCAAGGCGGTGGGTTGGGAAACCGCCGACATCATCGCCATGAAGACCTGGGAAGGGGCCCTGGTGTCCGTGACCGCCTTCCTGCTGGGGGTGCTGCTGGCCTATGGCCATGTCTTCGGCGCCTCCGCCGTCATGTTCGAGCCAGTGCTGAAGGGCTGGGCCACCCTTTACCCGCGTTTCACCCTGACGCCCCGCGTCGATCTGTTCCAACTCGCGGTACTGCTGTTCCTCACCGTGGTGCCCTATACCGCGGCCACGGTGGTGCCCAACTGGAAGACCGCGGTCACCGATCCCGACGCCGTGATGCGCTGA
- a CDS encoding lipocalin-like domain-containing protein: MIIGTLVLLLAACDAPPPPPATIRVSDALGEGDTAGFSRALEARTFEFPADHGPHPGFKHEWWYITGNLDTQDGRTLGYHLTFFRIALAPEAADRASRWAARQVWMGHLALTDVAAGRHTARERIVREALGLAGAEADGRRIWVEDWTLARDPDSGHWRIDAVTDVFALHLDLVPLKAPVLQGEDGLSQKGAAPGNASYYYSLTRMATSGHVATDGSRHVVAGLSWLDREWSTSALEPGQAGWDWVSLQLDDGADIMYYQLRRTGGGVDPRSRGVHVDAAGRRTDLLAKDVGLTPLAWWTSPRGGRYPVSWRFELEQPPRTLELRAVLPDQLMDLSVRYWEGAVGVFDAASGAKIGRGYLEMTGYDE, translated from the coding sequence CTGATCATAGGGACCCTGGTCCTGCTGCTGGCGGCCTGCGATGCCCCGCCACCGCCACCCGCTACCATCCGGGTGAGCGATGCCCTGGGGGAAGGCGATACGGCGGGCTTTTCCCGTGCCCTCGAAGCCCGCACCTTCGAATTCCCCGCCGACCACGGTCCCCACCCGGGCTTCAAGCACGAGTGGTGGTACATCACCGGCAACCTGGACACGCAAGACGGCCGGACCCTCGGCTATCATCTCACCTTCTTTCGCATCGCCCTGGCGCCGGAGGCGGCGGACCGCGCCTCCCGCTGGGCCGCCCGGCAGGTGTGGATGGGACACCTGGCCCTCACCGATGTGGCGGCCGGGCGCCATACCGCCCGCGAGCGCATCGTGCGGGAGGCCCTGGGCCTCGCCGGCGCCGAGGCCGACGGCCGGCGCATCTGGGTGGAGGACTGGACCCTGGCGCGGGACCCGGACAGCGGCCACTGGCGCATCGATGCCGTCACCGACGTCTTCGCCCTCCACCTCGACCTGGTCCCCCTCAAGGCCCCGGTGCTCCAGGGCGAGGACGGGCTCAGCCAGAAGGGGGCGGCACCGGGCAACGCCTCTTATTACTACTCCCTCACCCGCATGGCCACCTCGGGCCACGTGGCGACGGATGGCAGCCGCCACGTCGTGGCGGGGCTGTCATGGCTGGACCGCGAGTGGAGCACGTCCGCCCTGGAGCCCGGACAGGCGGGCTGGGACTGGGTGTCCCTGCAGTTGGACGATGGCGCCGATATCATGTACTACCAACTGCGGCGCACCGGCGGTGGCGTGGATCCCCGCAGCCGCGGCGTCCACGTGGATGCCGCCGGCCGGCGCACGGACCTGTTGGCGAAGGACGTCGGCCTGACGCCTCTGGCGTGGTGGACGTCGCCCCGGGGCGGGCGCTACCCGGTGTCCTGGAGGTTCGAACTGGAGCAGCCACCCCGCACTCTGGAGCTGCGGGCCGTGCTACCGGACCAGCTCATGGACCTCAGCGTGCGTTACTGGGAGGGGGCCGTGGGGGTATTCGACGCGGCCTCGGGAGCAAAGATTGGACGGGGTTATTTGGAAATGACGGGCTATGATGAATGA
- a CDS encoding RimK family protein gives MSEHLLLVERLSHWKPHYPNFNVESAARYLSDPTWQDRRDLRVVNLCRTQRYLGEGYYCSLLAEARGHRIIPTVRTVRDISGRSLYSLETADLDDRVQRILGRRKAGMETTAFSITILFGQSQVTDLQNLARELFEIFRAPLLKVDFTLKGHWRIKAIRALGLQELEASHEAAFFAALEAYLNKRWLARRGRKPARYDLAILHDPEDKLPPSDPKALRAFVRAATRLGMDAELITRRDFGRLGEYDALFIRETTAIDHHTYRFSRKAAAEGMVVMDDPESILRCTNKIYLAELLKGHRVPTPRTVMVRAGELDALEQAIPYPIVLKVPDGSFSLGVFKVADRTELEAMAKRLFKNSELLLGQAYTYTPFDWRVGILNRQPLFVCQYFMSADHWQIYDHAGPVTNGKWHTFALAEAPPRVVKTALRAANLIGDGFYGVDLKETPKGVVVIEVNDNPSVESGVEDEVLGDALYLKVMEEFLRRLDARRGR, from the coding sequence GTGTCCGAACACCTGTTGCTGGTGGAGCGTCTGAGCCATTGGAAGCCCCACTATCCCAATTTCAACGTGGAATCCGCCGCCCGTTACCTGTCCGATCCGACGTGGCAGGACCGCCGCGACCTCCGGGTGGTGAATCTGTGCCGCACCCAGCGTTATCTCGGCGAGGGCTATTACTGCTCCCTGCTCGCCGAGGCCCGCGGCCACCGCATCATCCCCACGGTACGCACGGTGCGCGACATCAGCGGCCGCTCCCTGTACTCGCTTGAGACCGCCGACCTGGATGACCGGGTGCAGCGCATCCTGGGGCGGCGCAAGGCCGGCATGGAGACCACCGCCTTCTCCATCACCATCCTGTTCGGCCAGAGCCAGGTGACCGATCTCCAAAACCTGGCGCGGGAGCTGTTCGAGATCTTCCGCGCGCCCTTGCTCAAGGTGGACTTCACCCTCAAGGGTCACTGGCGCATCAAGGCCATCCGCGCCCTCGGGCTCCAGGAGCTGGAAGCCTCCCACGAGGCGGCCTTCTTCGCCGCCCTCGAGGCCTATCTCAACAAGCGCTGGCTGGCCCGCCGGGGGCGCAAGCCGGCACGTTATGACCTGGCCATTCTCCACGACCCGGAGGACAAGTTGCCGCCGTCGGACCCCAAAGCGTTGCGGGCCTTCGTGCGCGCCGCCACCAGGCTCGGCATGGATGCGGAACTCATCACCCGGCGCGACTTCGGGCGTCTCGGCGAATACGACGCCCTGTTCATCCGCGAGACCACCGCCATCGACCACCATACCTACCGCTTTTCCCGCAAGGCCGCGGCCGAGGGCATGGTGGTGATGGACGACCCCGAGTCCATCCTGCGCTGCACCAACAAGATCTACCTGGCGGAACTCCTGAAGGGCCATCGCGTGCCCACGCCCCGGACAGTCATGGTGCGCGCCGGCGAGCTGGATGCCCTGGAGCAGGCCATCCCCTATCCCATCGTCCTCAAGGTGCCGGACGGCTCCTTCTCCCTCGGGGTCTTCAAGGTGGCGGACCGCACCGAGCTGGAGGCCATGGCCAAACGCCTGTTCAAGAACTCCGAACTGTTGCTGGGCCAGGCCTACACCTACACCCCCTTCGACTGGCGCGTGGGCATCCTCAATCGCCAGCCCCTGTTCGTCTGCCAGTACTTCATGTCGGCGGACCACTGGCAGATCTACGACCACGCGGGCCCGGTCACCAATGGCAAATGGCACACCTTCGCCCTCGCCGAGGCCCCGCCCAGGGTGGTCAAGACCGCCCTGCGGGCGGCAAACCTCATCGGCGACGGCTTCTACGGCGTGGACCTCAAGGAGACCCCCAAGGGCGTGGTGGTGATCGAGGTGAACGACAACCCGAGCGTAGAATCGGGCGTGGAGGACGAGGTTCTCGGAGACGCTCTGTACCTGAAGGTGATGGAGGAATTCCTGCGGCGCCTCGATGCCCGCCGGGGCCGGTGA
- a CDS encoding ABC transporter ATP-binding protein codes for MADGPPLIALEDVTFRYPDRPVLAAVDFHIHAGERVAVVGPNGSGKSTLLQLMVGLHRPQAGHITAFGRPCRTEQEFRAMRRRVGLLFQDSDDQLFCPTVEEDVAFGPLNLGLDSATALARAHATLGTLGLDTLAGRVTHRLSGGEKRLVALAAVLAMEPEVLLLDEPTNGLDTATEERLTAHLESLPQAMVFVSHDNRLLARMVTRAVLLHEGRLHAATMHSHPHTHAHLHIHAPGVPADHRHGAPPHSHPHEAKG; via the coding sequence GTGGCGGATGGACCGCCCCTGATCGCCCTCGAAGACGTCACCTTCCGTTACCCGGACCGCCCCGTGCTGGCGGCGGTGGACTTCCACATCCACGCCGGCGAGCGGGTGGCCGTGGTGGGCCCCAACGGCAGCGGCAAATCCACCCTGCTCCAGCTCATGGTGGGACTGCACCGGCCCCAGGCGGGCCACATCACCGCCTTCGGCCGGCCCTGCCGCACGGAGCAGGAATTCCGCGCTATGCGCCGCCGGGTGGGCCTGCTGTTCCAGGATTCCGACGACCAGCTGTTCTGCCCCACGGTGGAGGAAGATGTGGCCTTCGGCCCCCTCAATCTGGGGCTCGACTCCGCGACCGCCCTGGCACGGGCTCACGCCACCCTGGGAACCCTGGGTCTGGACACCCTCGCCGGGCGCGTCACCCATCGCCTGTCCGGAGGCGAGAAACGCCTGGTGGCCCTGGCCGCGGTGCTCGCCATGGAGCCCGAGGTGCTGCTGCTGGACGAGCCCACCAACGGCCTGGATACCGCCACCGAGGAGCGCCTGACGGCCCATCTGGAGTCCCTGCCCCAGGCCATGGTCTTCGTCTCGCACGACAACCGCCTGCTGGCCCGCATGGTGACGCGGGCGGTGCTGCTCCACGAAGGCCGACTCCACGCGGCCACCATGCACAGCCACCCCCACACCCATGCCCATCTCCACATCCACGCCCCCGGTGTCCCCGCCGACCATCGCCACGGTGCACCGCCCCATTCCCACCCTCACGAGGCGAAAGGCTGA
- a CDS encoding GreA/GreB family elongation factor gives MVHQGAVKRRELLPNPMEAHLGSAVMLRDEADGSIQNVRLVKERESNPVRGLLSVQSPLGATLLGRQEGERITVATPIGSRVFEIIDVGMLRSVS, from the coding sequence ATGGTCCACCAAGGCGCTGTGAAAAGGCGTGAACTTCTGCCCAATCCCATGGAGGCACACCTCGGTTCCGCCGTCATGTTGCGGGACGAGGCAGACGGCAGTATCCAGAATGTCCGGCTGGTGAAGGAACGGGAATCGAACCCGGTGCGTGGTCTGTTGTCCGTGCAATCACCCCTGGGCGCCACGTTGTTGGGCCGTCAGGAGGGCGAGCGCATCACCGTCGCCACCCCTATCGGCTCGCGCGTGTTCGAGATCATCGACGTGGGGATGTTGCGGTCCGTCAGCTGA
- a CDS encoding FAD-dependent oxidoreductase produces the protein MAKTLIIGSGFAGCTAVRTLRKQGYGDDITVLSPAPELFYYPSLIWVPAGERTEADLRIDVRSFFARHGVEHVAGTLTGLDAATRTARTENDEFSYDYLIVASGGRYLRKLPGIEHAHIACAGWGPTKAFSDRLAELDGGALAFGFAGNPKEPSAMRGGPVFEFMFGTDTLLRRQGRRERFSLTFFSPAERPGQRMGDKAVDRLLAQMARRDIATHLGHKPQRLEADRVVTEGGEVPADLILFIPGMTGPDWAAGSGLPLSAGGFIQADAQCRVADTQGVWVAGDAGSFPGPEWRPKQAHMADLQAETAAKNLMAHIQGKPQDHTFRTELICLVDTLDAGSVVYRDPKRSMMLGAGAPVHWMKQAFEWHYLRPYRRQART, from the coding sequence ATGGCCAAGACCCTCATCATCGGCTCCGGATTCGCCGGTTGCACCGCGGTCCGCACCCTGCGCAAGCAGGGCTATGGAGATGACATCACCGTACTCTCTCCGGCACCGGAACTGTTCTACTACCCCAGCCTCATCTGGGTGCCGGCCGGCGAGCGCACCGAGGCCGATCTGCGCATCGATGTGCGCAGCTTTTTCGCCCGCCACGGCGTGGAGCACGTGGCAGGCACCCTCACCGGCCTCGATGCCGCCACGCGCACGGCGCGCACCGAGAACGACGAGTTCAGCTACGATTACCTCATCGTGGCCAGCGGCGGGCGTTACCTGCGCAAGCTGCCGGGCATCGAGCACGCCCATATCGCGTGCGCCGGCTGGGGCCCCACGAAGGCCTTCAGCGACCGCCTGGCGGAGCTGGACGGCGGCGCCCTGGCCTTCGGCTTCGCCGGCAACCCCAAGGAGCCCTCTGCCATGCGCGGCGGCCCGGTGTTCGAGTTCATGTTCGGCACCGACACCCTGCTGCGCCGCCAGGGCCGGCGCGAGCGTTTCAGTCTCACCTTCTTCAGTCCCGCCGAACGACCCGGCCAGCGCATGGGCGACAAGGCGGTGGACCGGCTGCTGGCGCAGATGGCGAGGCGTGACATCGCCACCCACCTCGGCCACAAGCCCCAGCGCCTGGAGGCGGACCGGGTGGTCACCGAAGGCGGGGAGGTGCCTGCCGACCTGATCCTGTTCATCCCCGGCATGACGGGCCCCGACTGGGCCGCCGGCAGCGGCCTGCCCCTGTCCGCAGGCGGCTTCATCCAGGCCGACGCCCAGTGCCGGGTAGCGGACACCCAAGGCGTATGGGTGGCAGGCGATGCCGGCAGCTTCCCCGGTCCCGAGTGGCGGCCCAAGCAGGCCCACATGGCGGACCTTCAGGCCGAGACCGCGGCCAAGAACCTGATGGCCCACATCCAGGGCAAGCCCCAGGATCACACCTTCCGTACCGAACTCATCTGCCTGGTGGATACCCTCGACGCCGGCTCGGTGGTATACCGTGACCCCAAGCGCAGCATGATGCTTGGCGCGGGAGCGCCCGTGCACTGGATGAAGCAGGCCTTCGAATGGCACTACCTGCGACCCTACCGGCGTCAGGCGAGGACCTGA
- a CDS encoding peptidase C39 family protein, with protein sequence MTLHIRHGDVSDIPALDQLERACFHGDRISRRQLHYLVKKGNAAVLVAEEDGRLVGDVVLLFSRGTSVARLYSIAVADHMRGRSVGRALVTAAEKETWARPRAYLRLEVRKDNTAAIRLYESLGYRRLGEWPGYYEDHMDAWRFEKSLSPHLHPDLPAVPFYRQTLEFTCGPAALMMAMKHLRPETGLSRHLELRLWREATTIFMTSGHGGCGPFGLALAAARRGFGAQVHVSGDGVHFIASVRDPEKKEVIRLVQEDMQLELEDLGVPITTGALTVEDMEHRFHAGGIPIVLISSWAIYQERMPHWVLVTGFDSNFVYVHDPYVDEEEGETLMDSINMPIGRAQFGRMARYGRVGLQAVVTLYAGSAAEAVV encoded by the coding sequence ATGACCCTGCATATCCGCCACGGGGACGTGTCGGACATCCCCGCCCTCGACCAACTCGAGCGGGCCTGCTTCCACGGGGATCGCATCTCGCGGCGCCAGTTGCACTATCTGGTCAAGAAGGGCAATGCGGCGGTCCTGGTGGCCGAGGAGGACGGCCGCCTGGTGGGCGACGTAGTGCTGTTGTTTTCCCGCGGCACCTCGGTGGCACGGCTCTATTCCATCGCCGTGGCCGACCACATGCGCGGCCGGAGCGTGGGCCGCGCCCTGGTGACCGCGGCGGAGAAAGAGACCTGGGCCCGGCCGCGGGCCTATCTGCGCCTGGAAGTGAGAAAGGACAACACTGCCGCCATCCGCCTCTATGAGTCCCTCGGCTATCGCCGCCTGGGGGAATGGCCGGGCTATTACGAGGACCACATGGACGCGTGGCGCTTCGAAAAATCCCTGTCGCCGCATCTGCACCCCGACCTTCCTGCCGTCCCGTTCTATCGCCAGACCCTCGAGTTCACCTGCGGCCCCGCGGCCCTCATGATGGCCATGAAGCACTTGCGTCCGGAGACCGGCCTGTCGCGGCACCTCGAACTGCGGCTGTGGCGGGAGGCCACTACTATCTTCATGACCTCCGGCCATGGCGGCTGCGGGCCCTTCGGTCTCGCCCTGGCGGCGGCCAGGCGGGGCTTCGGCGCGCAGGTGCATGTCAGCGGCGACGGCGTACATTTCATCGCTTCGGTACGTGACCCGGAGAAGAAGGAGGTGATCCGCCTGGTGCAGGAGGACATGCAACTGGAATTGGAGGACCTGGGGGTGCCCATCACCACTGGCGCCCTCACCGTGGAGGACATGGAACACCGTTTTCACGCCGGCGGAATCCCCATCGTGCTCATCAGCTCCTGGGCCATCTACCAGGAACGTATGCCCCACTGGGTGCTGGTGACGGGCTTCGATAGCAACTTCGTCTACGTCCATGACCCCTACGTGGATGAGGAGGAGGGCGAAACGCTCATGGACTCCATCAACATGCCCATCGGCCGCGCGCAGTTCGGGCGCATGGCCCGCTACGGCCGCGTCGGCCTCCAGGCCGTAGTGACCCTGTACGCCGGGTCCGCCGCCGAGGCCGTGGTCTGA
- the cynS gene encoding cyanase — protein MTKDEMRDAILEAKKAKGTTWEALGTAAGLAPEFTCSACLGMNSLQAGPAEGVAGALGLGPEVAAALQEFPHKSWDKLVPTDPVVYRLYEMVGVYGDTIKEIIHEKFGDGIMSAIDFSMDIQKQENPAGDRVVVTLNGKFLPYKSW, from the coding sequence ATGACCAAAGACGAGATGCGCGATGCCATCCTGGAGGCCAAGAAGGCCAAGGGCACCACCTGGGAGGCCCTGGGGACCGCGGCGGGGCTGGCCCCCGAGTTCACCTGCTCGGCCTGTCTGGGCATGAACAGCCTGCAGGCCGGACCGGCCGAGGGCGTGGCCGGCGCCCTCGGTCTCGGTCCCGAGGTGGCTGCGGCGTTGCAGGAGTTTCCCCACAAGAGCTGGGACAAGCTCGTGCCCACGGATCCGGTCGTCTACCGGCTCTACGAGATGGTGGGCGTCTACGGCGACACCATCAAGGAGATCATCCACGAGAAGTTCGGCGACGGCATCATGAGCGCCATCGACTTCAGCATGGATATCCAGAAACAGGAAAACCCCGCCGGGGACCGGGTGGTGGTCACCCTGAACGGCAAGTTCCTGCCCTACAAGAGCTGGTAG
- the nikR gene encoding nickel-responsive transcriptional regulator NikR — translation MERMTISLDDELVDQFEQFLVTRGYRNRSEAIRDLIRERLEAERMKAPDGGHCIGTLSYVYNHHERMLASRLTEAQHRHHDLAVSTLHVHLDHDNCLETVVLRGPTRTVEEFANSVISQPGVRHGRLYVVPVEIRQDAHAHDDTGTGHSHTHTQPIT, via the coding sequence ATGGAACGCATGACCATTTCCCTGGACGACGAACTGGTGGATCAGTTCGAGCAGTTTCTCGTCACCCGGGGTTACCGCAACCGCTCCGAGGCCATTCGCGACCTCATCCGCGAGCGCCTGGAGGCGGAGCGCATGAAGGCCCCCGACGGCGGCCACTGCATCGGCACCCTGAGCTACGTCTACAATCACCACGAGCGCATGCTGGCCAGCCGCCTCACCGAGGCCCAGCACCGCCACCACGACCTGGCCGTCTCTACCCTCCATGTCCATCTCGACCACGACAACTGCCTCGAAACCGTCGTGCTCCGCGGCCCCACCCGGACGGTGGAGGAGTTCGCCAACTCCGTGATCTCCCAGCCCGGGGTGCGCCACGGCCGGCTCTATGTGGTACCGGTGGAGATCCGGCAGGACGCCCATGCCCACGATGACACCGGCACGGGCCATTCCCATACCCACACCCAGCCCATCACGTGA